The following proteins come from a genomic window of Nostoc sp. ATCC 53789:
- a CDS encoding DnaJ C-terminal domain-containing protein, whose translation MAATDFKDYYAILGVNKTATQDEIKQAFRKLARKYHPDVNPNNKQAEARFKEVSEAYEVVSDVDKRKKYDQFGQYWKQAGEGFPGGGVGADMGGFDFSQYGNFDEFINELLGRFGGAAPRGGGGRQSYSYRPPTGATSGFGGFNDFGFQDAGAGTSQDSEAIITLTFAEAFNGVQKRFSLGNETIDVRIPSGAKPGTRLRVRGKGQINPMTQQRGDLYLKVELQPHSFFQMEGDNLVCEVAITPDEATLGASIDVPTPDGSVNVKLPAGVRSGQSLRLRGKGWPLAKGGRGDQLVKVAIAPPKDLSQQEREYYEKIRAIRTYNPRSHLQQVKL comes from the coding sequence ATGGCTGCAACCGACTTCAAGGACTATTACGCAATTTTGGGAGTTAATAAGACTGCCACTCAAGATGAGATTAAACAAGCCTTTCGTAAACTAGCCCGCAAATATCACCCCGATGTCAACCCAAATAACAAACAGGCAGAGGCACGCTTTAAAGAAGTTAGCGAAGCCTACGAGGTTGTTTCAGATGTAGATAAACGCAAAAAATATGACCAATTCGGTCAATATTGGAAGCAAGCTGGCGAAGGTTTCCCCGGCGGTGGCGTTGGTGCCGATATGGGTGGCTTTGACTTCAGTCAATACGGCAATTTTGATGAGTTCATTAATGAGTTGCTAGGACGCTTTGGCGGTGCTGCCCCTCGTGGTGGAGGCGGGCGACAAAGTTACTCTTACCGCCCTCCTACAGGTGCTACAAGTGGTTTTGGTGGCTTTAACGATTTTGGGTTTCAAGATGCAGGTGCGGGTACTTCCCAGGATAGTGAAGCTATAATCACCCTAACTTTTGCTGAAGCATTTAATGGTGTGCAAAAGCGCTTCAGTTTAGGTAACGAGACAATAGATGTTCGTATTCCATCTGGGGCTAAACCTGGTACTCGTCTGCGCGTGCGGGGTAAAGGTCAAATCAACCCGATGACTCAACAACGAGGGGATTTATACTTAAAAGTCGAACTTCAGCCGCACTCGTTCTTCCAAATGGAAGGCGATAACTTGGTGTGCGAAGTGGCAATCACACCAGATGAAGCTACTCTGGGAGCGTCTATTGATGTACCCACTCCCGACGGTTCAGTTAATGTCAAGCTACCAGCCGGGGTACGTTCTGGACAATCACTGCGTTTACGTGGCAAAGGTTGGCCCCTCGCCAAGGGTGGACGTGGCGATCAGTTGGTGAAGGTGGCGATCGCACCACCAAAAGACCTCAGCCAACAAGAACGAGAATATTATGAAAAAATCCGGGCTATACGTACTTATAATCCCCGCAGTCATTTGCAGCAAGTCAAGCTGTGA
- a CDS encoding peroxiredoxin, protein MSLTYGTEGSLRVGQQAPDFTATAVVDQEFKTIKLSDYRGKYVVLFFYPLDFTFVCPTEITAFSDRYEEFKKINTEVLGASVDSEFSHLAWIQTDRKSGGVGDLNYPLVSDIKKEISAAYNVLDPAAGIALRGLFIIDKDGIIQHATINNLAFGRSVDETLRTLQAIQYVQSHPDEVCPAGWQPGDKTMNPDPVKSKVYFSAV, encoded by the coding sequence ATGTCCCTTACTTACGGAACCGAAGGAAGCCTCCGCGTTGGCCAACAAGCTCCCGATTTCACAGCAACAGCTGTGGTAGATCAGGAATTTAAGACAATCAAACTTTCCGATTATCGCGGTAAGTATGTCGTCCTGTTTTTCTACCCACTAGACTTTACCTTTGTTTGTCCTACTGAAATCACAGCATTTAGCGATCGCTACGAAGAATTCAAGAAAATCAATACCGAAGTCCTTGGGGCTTCCGTTGACAGTGAATTCTCCCACCTCGCTTGGATTCAAACAGATCGTAAGTCTGGTGGTGTCGGCGACCTGAATTATCCTCTAGTCTCAGACATCAAGAAAGAGATTAGCGCCGCTTACAACGTTCTTGACCCAGCAGCCGGCATTGCCTTGCGTGGTCTGTTCATCATCGATAAAGATGGTATCATACAGCACGCTACCATCAACAACCTAGCTTTTGGTCGCAGCGTTGATGAAACCCTGCGGACATTACAAGCAATTCAGTATGTTCAATCTCACCCCGATGAAGTTTGCCCAGCTGGTTGGCAACCTGGTGACAAGACAATGAATCCTGACCCAGTGAAGTCTAAAGTTTACTTCTCTGCTGTCTAA
- a CDS encoding peroxiredoxin has product MLTSTDFSGLLNERFFRNFLPVPARNQLRFGVGTPDFQLPDITNGTLVKLSDYKGKQPVLLAFTRIFTEKQYCPFCFPHIKALNENYEQFKNRGIEVLMITSTDERQSQIVVKDLGLKMPLLSDPSCRIFRTYQVGQALGAPLPAQFVLDKEGKLSYWHLFSFLDHNASVETLLEQFN; this is encoded by the coding sequence ATGTTGACTTCAACTGATTTTAGTGGCTTATTAAATGAGCGATTCTTCCGCAACTTTTTACCAGTTCCAGCTAGAAATCAACTCAGGTTTGGAGTAGGAACGCCTGATTTTCAACTACCAGATATTACCAACGGAACTTTAGTAAAATTGTCTGATTATAAAGGCAAGCAACCAGTGTTACTCGCCTTTACTCGCATCTTTACTGAAAAACAATATTGCCCTTTTTGTTTTCCTCATATCAAAGCCTTGAATGAGAACTATGAGCAATTTAAAAATCGCGGTATAGAAGTTTTAATGATTACTAGTACCGATGAACGGCAGAGTCAAATTGTTGTGAAAGATTTAGGCTTAAAAATGCCGTTATTGAGCGATCCTAGCTGTCGAATTTTTCGTACCTATCAAGTAGGGCAAGCACTAGGAGCGCCTTTACCAGCCCAGTTTGTATTAGATAAAGAAGGGAAACTCAGCTACTGGCATTTATTTTCTTTTCTGGATCACAATGCTAGTGTTGAGACTCTGTTAGAACAATTTAATTGA
- a CDS encoding glutathione S-transferase family protein: protein MLTLYHSSISPNSRRVWITLLEKGLEFELVEIKLDGEQFKPEFLAINPFHHIPALVDDGFNVVESLAILDYLETKYPTPAMLPKDAKDLAIARMVQLVTVNELLPATTTFLPQILGLPGENPEKIEQAKQKISTVLKLFENLLDDRPYFGSQNLTMAEVVAGTVVIWLPEVGISLNDYPKLNAWHDRLIVRPSWQATESTPEAMEAFKSVIVARNTRHQT, encoded by the coding sequence GTGCTGACCCTTTATCATTCATCTATTTCTCCTAACTCTCGCCGCGTCTGGATTACTCTGCTGGAAAAAGGACTTGAGTTTGAATTAGTAGAAATAAAGCTGGATGGGGAGCAGTTTAAACCAGAGTTTTTGGCAATTAATCCATTCCATCACATACCAGCTTTGGTAGATGACGGCTTTAATGTAGTGGAATCTTTAGCAATTCTGGACTATTTAGAGACAAAATATCCCACACCTGCGATGTTGCCTAAAGATGCCAAGGATTTAGCGATCGCACGGATGGTACAACTGGTAACTGTGAATGAGCTTTTGCCAGCAACCACCACATTTTTACCTCAGATATTAGGCTTACCTGGAGAAAATCCCGAAAAAATCGAGCAGGCGAAGCAGAAAATTTCAACAGTACTCAAATTATTCGAGAATTTACTTGACGATCGCCCTTACTTTGGTAGTCAAAACCTAACTATGGCTGAGGTTGTGGCTGGAACTGTAGTAATATGGCTGCCGGAAGTAGGGATTTCTTTAAATGACTATCCAAAACTGAATGCTTGGCACGATCGCTTAATTGTACGTCCATCGTGGCAAGCTACCGAGTCTACACCAGAGGCAATGGAAGCGTTTAAGTCTGTCATTGTCGCGAGAAATACGCGGCATCAGACTTAA
- a CDS encoding glucose-1-phosphate adenylyltransferase: protein MKKVLSIILGGGAGTRLYPLTKLRAKPAVPVAGKYRLIDIPVSNCINSEIFKIYVLTQFNSASLNRHIARTYNFTGFNEGFVEVLAAQQTPENPNWFQGTADAVRQYLWLMEEWDVEEYLILSGDHLYRMDYRQFIQRHRDTGADITLSVIPIDERRASDFGLMKIDDSGRVIDFSEKPKGEALTQMQVDTSVLGLTKEQALKQPYIASMGIYVFKKEVLFKLLREGIERTDFGKEIIPDASKDYNVQAYLFDDYWEDIGTIEAFYQANLALTQQPQPPFSFYDEKAPIYTRPRYLPPTKLLDCHITESIIGEGCILKNCRIQHSVLGVRSRIESGCVIEESLLMGADFYQASVERQCSLIDNDIPVGIGTDTIIRGAIIDKNARIGHDVKIINKDNVQEAERENQGFYIRSGIVVVLKNAVIADGTII, encoded by the coding sequence GTGAAAAAAGTATTATCAATCATCCTTGGCGGTGGCGCGGGTACTCGGCTTTACCCATTAACCAAACTCCGCGCTAAACCAGCAGTACCAGTAGCGGGGAAGTACCGCTTAATCGATATCCCTGTTAGTAACTGCATAAATTCCGAAATATTCAAAATCTACGTCCTGACACAATTCAACTCAGCTTCCCTGAATCGTCACATCGCCCGTACCTATAACTTTACTGGTTTCAACGAAGGTTTTGTGGAAGTGCTAGCTGCACAACAAACACCAGAAAATCCCAACTGGTTCCAAGGTACAGCCGATGCTGTGCGTCAGTATCTATGGTTGATGGAAGAATGGGATGTAGAAGAATATCTAATCCTGTCAGGCGATCACCTCTACCGGATGGATTATCGCCAGTTTATCCAACGCCATAGGGACACGGGGGCTGATATTACTCTCTCAGTCATCCCCATAGATGAGCGCCGCGCCTCAGATTTTGGCTTGATGAAAATTGACGATTCTGGTAGGGTAATTGACTTTAGCGAAAAACCTAAAGGCGAAGCGTTAACCCAAATGCAAGTTGATACAAGTGTACTGGGATTAACAAAAGAACAAGCCCTGAAACAGCCTTACATCGCCTCAATGGGGATTTATGTCTTTAAAAAAGAGGTTTTGTTCAAGTTGTTGAGAGAAGGTATAGAAAGAACTGATTTCGGTAAAGAAATTATTCCTGATGCCTCTAAAGATTACAACGTTCAAGCTTACCTTTTTGATGATTACTGGGAAGATATTGGAACAATCGAAGCCTTTTATCAAGCAAATTTAGCCCTGACTCAGCAGCCCCAGCCACCTTTTAGTTTCTACGATGAAAAAGCACCAATTTATACCCGCCCTCGTTACTTACCTCCGACTAAACTTTTAGATTGCCATATCACAGAATCAATTATTGGCGAAGGTTGTATTTTGAAAAATTGCCGCATTCAACATTCAGTTTTAGGAGTGCGATCGCGGATTGAATCTGGCTGCGTCATCGAAGAATCTTTACTCATGGGTGCAGATTTTTACCAAGCTTCTGTAGAACGGCAATGTAGCTTGATAGATAATGACATTCCCGTAGGCATCGGTACAGACACGATCATTCGCGGTGCCATCATTGATAAAAATGCCCGCATCGGTCATGATGTCAAAATTATCAATAAAGATAATGTGCAAGAAGCTGAACGCGAAAACCAAGGTTTTTACATCCGCAGTGGTATCGTCGTCGTGCTGAAAAATGCTGTAATTGCTGATGGAACAATCATTTAG
- a CDS encoding AAA family ATPase, with protein MTKLFLLIGLPGSGKSTFAKQLMTECPQMPLISTDGIRGQLFGSQALQGPWLLIWQEVERQFRQAISTANTAIFDATNAQRRHRREVIALARELGFTQIMGIWVDTPVWLCLARNKRRSRQVPEEIILRMHRQLRDAPPSLEEGLDGLIRLSEKSEYGNCDRTLSKNHT; from the coding sequence ATGACTAAACTGTTTTTGCTGATTGGTCTTCCAGGTAGCGGTAAGTCAACTTTTGCAAAACAATTAATGACAGAATGCCCCCAGATGCCGCTGATTTCTACGGATGGCATCAGGGGGCAATTGTTCGGTTCTCAAGCCCTTCAGGGGCCGTGGCTACTGATTTGGCAGGAAGTAGAAAGGCAATTTCGACAAGCTATTTCTACAGCAAATACAGCCATTTTCGACGCTACCAATGCCCAGCGCCGTCATCGCCGTGAAGTCATTGCTTTAGCCCGTGAATTGGGCTTTACCCAAATTATGGGAATTTGGGTGGATACACCAGTCTGGCTGTGTTTGGCACGTAATAAAAGGCGATCGCGCCAGGTTCCTGAAGAAATTATTTTGCGGATGCACCGTCAACTCCGGGATGCCCCCCCAAGCCTGGAAGAGGGGCTAGACGGGCTGATCCGCTTATCAGAAAAATCGGAGTACGGAAATTGCGATCGCACGTTGAGCAAGAACCACACTTGA
- a CDS encoding translation initiation factor IF-2 N-terminal domain-containing protein, with protein MNNGKLRVYELAKELNLDSKKLLLICEKLKIVVKSHTSTISESDVERIRLAVNKLTAKSSKTTKTTSEDWGYTFIASAIDSFIRHLEGEAALKSYSDFRERRDRANELMYECVGKKPSLFYVRRKGAGKEAREEIWDLTIATDSDDFPLPARLEKLRKTLGFRAAVQKDGRDGIKILSAQLLQPSRGHADSYAIPCRLRLLANHQHHLDIPPTTLKRIATAPVCGENVPTEDQLKAWKAFLQIEEKIAKARQFCVRYVSHNYNFKRRISFEIDVNSATLDGFYQNSLEVDNFWERARRTKNEDLKLFETAPVGKNWISGRQLGTVEEVDPNRCIISLRLERDLAEFMATERYKLPATGFLCFEAVGDIQQIQRKKKALDDLNNGYTQNPYLGNFLFDASQARQIKSTVELQPQDLLLSSANPGQKAAVEKVLAAKDLVLIQGPPGTGKTTVIAEICYQIALRGGRTLIASQANLAVDNALSRLVHNPVIRAVRKGRAEKVGEEGQPFLEDQVIGRWLENTAYDCENNITQRLENIKIFSQLLASSQRFRPYFQAEEEFSQQQAKFNKNKLKVETNFKNQEKSYNETVEKQNNVESLIAGLENILNTAPNINWEAPEVTDFLPLLKPYTEGNSLVEEFLVNVRQTIKYIDELGLVRPVFGAFGLAVWLRETVATEISGFKSAFTHAKEASQAILEVAASVEVVKQNFALLNQAQPDYQKYLAKLQNLQQTIQIWENRQREIDYIISAVKEWKSTAPSHLYQTLKDCQQSGLPLTENLVDLPLGLLMFANTLKLSIVPKIYKINLPEWELLTKAIAYEIDGGFTDRRGKQHNFSYFLQENFSQIPMVLSKSDRTQWQETYQQFSNYQLLNPKQRKLLVENTQVFLIRMQRTYGASWEWNNIDSTLTRLTQELLDTILVNARQCVLKVKTETEQQLQYLQRQLNELQKNEISQQQISITQAEVEKAQQDANLQLGRVINILQELNQQNIPTQLRTLTDKYLATQSNIWENPQEFSNQVNYWITSISQLETLISSLEPFAVLEIIRSSLYEHLSKLQEETETSLQQLQKLQISLREIEDKLQPQPSDSLIEERNWWLREWQKIPDKFKPENSAADLFNIELLRGLNIQFESWQKELEKEENYLKKYQNFVQDWIGKLRQPNERDRDDLRRIYLDNANVVGITCVQAANRGFSEEFKSFDVVIIDEVSKCTPPELLIPALKGKKLVMVGDHRQLPPMLDTSTVEEVAQTMGNTRDELQFLEESLFKSQFESADESIKQMLTTQYRMHPFIMGAINQFYDGKLESGILEPDIKRAHHLAGEIIQESQHLIWVKTPIENEFLEQRNGTSYFNTPEIDAIEHLCQQFETTWASKVANGEPKKEIAVITFYGAQLRKIDERLQSELFPSLEIRTGTVDRFQGMERPVVIVSMVRNNSKGDVGFAKKPERVNVAFSRAQELLIIVGCHNLFTHQPGKVGSMYSEVSNIVSLHQGFVDVSRLFC; from the coding sequence ATGAACAACGGTAAACTCAGAGTCTACGAACTAGCAAAAGAATTAAATTTAGATAGCAAGAAGCTATTATTAATTTGTGAAAAGCTCAAAATTGTAGTCAAAAGCCATACCAGTACAATTTCAGAATCCGATGTAGAACGTATTCGTTTAGCGGTAAATAAACTAACAGCAAAATCCTCGAAAACTACTAAAACAACCTCTGAAGATTGGGGCTATACGTTTATAGCTTCAGCAATTGATAGTTTTATCCGCCATCTTGAAGGTGAGGCTGCCTTGAAATCATATTCCGATTTTAGGGAGCGGCGCGATCGCGCCAATGAGTTAATGTATGAATGTGTCGGAAAAAAGCCTTCATTATTTTATGTGCGTCGCAAAGGCGCAGGGAAAGAGGCAAGAGAGGAAATTTGGGATTTGACAATAGCAACAGACTCCGATGATTTTCCATTGCCTGCAAGACTTGAGAAGCTCAGAAAAACATTAGGATTTAGAGCAGCTGTACAAAAAGATGGACGCGACGGTATAAAAATACTTTCGGCTCAGTTATTACAACCTTCACGCGGACACGCCGACAGCTACGCTATCCCTTGTCGCTTGCGTTTACTGGCTAATCATCAGCATCATCTCGACATTCCGCCGACGACATTGAAGCGCATCGCCACCGCGCCAGTTTGTGGCGAAAATGTACCTACAGAAGATCAGCTGAAAGCTTGGAAAGCATTTTTGCAAATTGAGGAAAAAATTGCTAAAGCACGTCAATTTTGTGTGCGTTACGTAAGTCATAACTATAACTTCAAAAGGCGGATTAGTTTTGAAATTGATGTAAACTCAGCCACCCTTGACGGCTTTTATCAAAATTCCCTCGAAGTAGATAACTTTTGGGAACGGGCAAGACGCACAAAAAACGAAGATTTAAAACTTTTTGAAACTGCTCCTGTCGGAAAAAATTGGATTAGCGGTCGTCAATTAGGAACTGTTGAGGAAGTTGACCCCAACCGTTGTATTATCAGCCTCAGACTAGAACGTGACTTAGCTGAATTCATGGCAACAGAGCGCTACAAATTACCAGCTACCGGATTCTTATGTTTCGAGGCAGTTGGTGATATTCAGCAGATTCAGCGTAAGAAAAAAGCCTTAGATGATTTGAATAATGGTTACACCCAAAATCCTTATTTAGGTAACTTTTTATTCGATGCTTCTCAGGCAAGACAAATCAAAAGCACTGTTGAACTCCAACCACAAGACTTATTATTATCTTCGGCTAATCCTGGGCAAAAAGCAGCAGTAGAAAAGGTACTTGCTGCTAAGGATCTTGTTCTCATCCAAGGGCCACCAGGTACTGGTAAAACTACTGTAATTGCTGAAATTTGCTATCAAATTGCACTTCGAGGCGGACGAACTCTAATTGCTTCACAAGCGAATTTAGCAGTAGATAACGCCTTGAGTCGATTAGTTCACAACCCAGTGATTCGGGCAGTACGCAAGGGTAGAGCCGAAAAAGTTGGGGAAGAAGGACAGCCCTTTTTAGAAGACCAAGTGATTGGCAGATGGCTAGAAAATACAGCTTATGACTGCGAAAATAATATTACACAGCGTCTCGAAAATATCAAAATTTTCAGTCAATTACTGGCATCATCACAAAGATTCAGACCCTACTTCCAAGCAGAGGAAGAATTTAGCCAGCAGCAAGCGAAATTCAATAAAAATAAGTTAAAGGTAGAGACAAACTTTAAAAATCAAGAAAAATCTTATAACGAAACCGTAGAAAAACAGAACAACGTTGAATCTCTAATTGCAGGTCTAGAAAATATACTAAACACTGCACCAAATATAAATTGGGAAGCTCCAGAAGTTACAGATTTTTTGCCACTTCTGAAGCCATACACAGAAGGTAATAGTTTAGTAGAAGAATTTTTAGTAAATGTTCGTCAAACCATCAAATATATTGATGAACTTGGCTTGGTGCGTCCGGTGTTTGGCGCTTTTGGTTTAGCGGTTTGGTTGCGTGAAACTGTAGCAACAGAAATTTCTGGATTTAAATCTGCTTTTACTCATGCTAAAGAGGCTAGTCAAGCCATCTTAGAAGTTGCAGCCTCAGTTGAGGTTGTCAAACAGAATTTTGCATTATTAAATCAAGCGCAACCAGATTATCAGAAATATCTTGCTAAACTGCAAAACCTACAGCAAACAATCCAGATTTGGGAAAATCGCCAACGTGAAATAGATTATATTATCTCAGCAGTAAAAGAATGGAAGTCTACAGCACCTTCTCATCTATATCAAACTTTAAAAGATTGTCAGCAATCAGGTTTACCACTAACAGAAAATTTAGTGGACTTACCACTAGGTTTATTGATGTTTGCTAATACATTAAAATTATCAATAGTACCAAAAATTTACAAAATTAACCTACCAGAATGGGAGCTATTGACAAAAGCGATCGCTTATGAAATAGACGGGGGTTTTACCGATAGACGGGGTAAACAGCATAATTTCAGCTATTTTTTACAAGAAAATTTTAGTCAGATTCCAATGGTGCTATCAAAGAGCGATCGCACCCAATGGCAAGAAACCTATCAGCAGTTTAGCAATTATCAGCTACTCAATCCCAAACAACGAAAATTACTGGTCGAAAATACCCAGGTTTTCTTAATTAGAATGCAACGAACTTATGGCGCATCATGGGAATGGAATAACATCGATTCTACTCTCACCCGACTTACCCAAGAATTGTTAGATACTATTCTTGTAAATGCACGCCAATGCGTTTTAAAAGTCAAAACCGAAACTGAACAACAGCTTCAGTATTTACAAAGACAATTAAATGAACTTCAGAAAAATGAAATTAGCCAACAACAAATATCTATTACTCAAGCTGAGGTAGAAAAAGCACAACAAGACGCTAATTTGCAACTTGGCAGAGTTATTAATATTTTGCAAGAACTTAATCAACAAAATATACCTACTCAATTACGCACTTTAACTGATAAATATCTTGCAACCCAATCAAATATTTGGGAAAACCCACAAGAATTTTCCAATCAAGTGAATTATTGGATAACTTCCATTAGTCAGCTTGAAACCTTAATTTCATCCTTAGAACCTTTTGCGGTGTTGGAGATAATTAGAAGTTCTCTATACGAGCATTTATCAAAACTACAAGAAGAAACTGAGACTTCTCTACAGCAACTTCAAAAATTACAAATTAGCTTACGTGAAATAGAAGATAAATTACAACCACAGCCGTCAGATAGTTTAATAGAAGAAAGAAACTGGTGGTTGAGAGAATGGCAAAAAATACCGGATAAGTTTAAACCAGAAAACTCTGCTGCTGACTTGTTTAATATAGAGTTATTGCGCGGTCTCAATATTCAGTTTGAATCTTGGCAGAAAGAACTCGAAAAAGAAGAAAATTATCTCAAAAAATATCAGAATTTTGTCCAAGATTGGATTGGAAAATTAAGACAGCCAAATGAGCGCGATCGCGACGATTTAAGGCGTATATATTTAGATAATGCCAACGTCGTTGGTATCACCTGCGTTCAAGCTGCAAATAGAGGTTTTTCGGAAGAATTCAAATCCTTTGATGTTGTCATCATTGATGAGGTTAGTAAGTGTACTCCACCAGAGTTACTAATCCCAGCCTTGAAAGGTAAAAAATTAGTCATGGTAGGCGATCATCGGCAATTACCACCCATGCTTGATACTAGCACTGTAGAAGAAGTTGCTCAAACAATGGGTAATACACGAGACGAATTACAATTCTTAGAAGAATCACTATTTAAAAGTCAGTTTGAATCGGCTGATGAAAGCATTAAACAAATGCTAACTACACAATATCGAATGCACCCATTTATTATGGGTGCAATCAATCAGTTTTATGATGGGAAACTAGAATCTGGTATTTTGGAACCGGACATAAAACGCGCACATCATTTAGCAGGCGAAATTATCCAAGAATCTCAGCATCTTATTTGGGTAAAAACGCCTATCGAAAATGAGTTTTTAGAGCAAAGAAACGGAACTTCTTACTTTAATACACCAGAAATTGATGCGATTGAACATCTGTGTCAGCAGTTTGAGACGACTTGGGCTTCTAAAGTTGCTAATGGAGAACCAAAAAAAGAAATTGCTGTAATTACCTTTTATGGCGCTCAATTAAGGAAAATCGATGAACGTTTGCAATCTGAACTTTTCCCTTCATTAGAGATTCGGACTGGGACAGTAGACAGATTTCAAGGTATGGAAAGACCTGTTGTGATTGTGAGTATGGTTCGCAACAACAGTAAAGGAGATGTTGGATTTGCTAAGAAACCAGAACGGGTAAATGTTGCATTTTCTCGCGCCCAAGAACTGCTGATAATTGTGGGCTGTCATAATTTGTTTACGCATCAACCAGGTAAAGTCGGAAGTATGTATTCTGAAGTATCAAATATTGTAAGTCTTCATCAAGGTTTCGTAGATGTTTCTCGGCTCTTCTGCTAA